Genomic segment of Mycobacteriales bacterium:
ACCAACACCTGGATCCTTCGCGAGCCCGGCGGCACCCGCTCGATCGTCATCGACCCCGGACCCGAGGACGCCGGCCACCTCGGCCGGGTCGGCGACGAGGCCGGGTCGGTCGCGGTCGTCCTGCTGACCCACGGCCACGTCGACCACTCCGAGGGGGCGCGGACGTTCGCCGAGCGGGTCCATGCCCCGGTCCGCGCGCTCGACCCGCAGCACCGGTGGGGTGACGAGGGACTCGGCGGAGGCGACGTGGTCGCCGCCGACGGCCTCGAGGTGCGCGTGGTCGCCACGCCTGGCCACTCCGCCGACTCGCTCTGCTTCCACCTGCCGGCCGACGACGCGATCCTCACCGGCGACACCGTCCTCGGCCGCGGCACGACGGTCGTCGCCCATCCCGACGGCCGGCTCGTCGACTATCTCGACAGCCTGCAGCGGCTGAGGGGCATGGCCGACGCCGGACTGCGCACGCTGCTGCCCGGCCACGGTCCGGTGCTCGCCGACGCGGCGGGCGTCCTCGACTTCTACCTCGCCCACCGCCAGGAACGCCTCGAGCAGGTCCGGGCAGCGCTCGCGGCGGGCGCGACCTCGCCGCGCGACGTTGTCGAGACCGTCTACGCCGACGTCGACAGGGCCGTCTGGCCGGCCGCCGAGCTCTCGGTGAAGGCGCAGATCGACTACCTCCGGGACCACGACGGGTGAGCCGGCTCGCCTGCTCCGTCTGCGCGACGCCGGCGGTGCCGGGCGCGCGTTTCTGCTTCAACTGCGGCGCACCGCTCGAACGGCCGGCCGAGTTCGGCGACGGCAGCGCGGAGCGGCGCCTCGTCACCGTCCTCTTCGGTGACCTGTCCGACTTCACCGCGTGGGCCGAGGATCTCGACCCGGAGCGGGTCGGCGGCGTCACCGACCGGGTGCTCGCCGAGCTCGCCGCGGCCGTCACCGCGGTCGGCGGCCACGTCGACAAGCTGACCGGCGACGGGATCATGGCGGTCTTCGGAGCGCCGACCATGCACGAGGACGACCCGGAGCGCGCCGTACGCGCCGCCGCGCAGATGCAGGCGTCGCTGCGCCGGCTGATGGAGCAGGAGGTCGGTGGCGGCCGCCGGATGGGGCTGCGGGTCGGGCTCAACACCGGCGAGGTGCTCGCCGGTGTCCAGGCCAACATGGCCTACACGGTCGTCGGCGACACGGTGAACACCGCGTCCCGGCTGGCCGACGCGGCAGCGATCGGCTCGGTCTACGCCGGCCGCGAGACCGCGCTCGCGACGATGTCGATCGCCTCCTGGCGGGCGCTGACCCCGCTGCGCCTGAAGGGCAAGCGCGAGCCGGTGCCGGCCTACGAGCTGCTCGGGTTGCGCCCGCCCGGGGCCGTCCGGCTCGGCGTGGGCGAGGAGGCGCCGTTCGTCGGCCGGGACGCCGAGCTGGGTGCCCTGATCGGGCGGCTGCTCGACGTCGAGCAACGGGCCCGACCGGCGACGGTCGTCGTCACCGGGGAGGCCGGCGTCGGCAAGACCCGGCTGGCCGCCGAGCTCGCCCGCTTCACCACCCAGGCGCCGAACCAGTGGGTGCTCTGGGGTCGCTGCACCCCGTACGGCACCGGTCGGGCGCTCGCGCCGATCGCCGAGTGGGTCCGCACCGCCTGCGGCATCGCCGAGGACGAGTCGGAGGAGCAGGCTGCCGACCGGGTACGCCGGACCCTCGCCCGGTTGGAGCGCCCCACCTACCGCCACCCGTTGCCCGCCAACGTGGTCGAGTGGCTGCTGTCGCTGCTCGGCCTGACTGCGTCGATGCCCGCACCTCGAGAGACCGCGGCCCCGGGGACGACGAGCGAGGGGACCGACCCGCTGCTCGACGCGGTGCTCGCTCTGCTCGACGGCCTGTCCGCCAGCGGGCCGCTGCTGCTGATCGTCGACGACCTGCAGTGGGGCACCCCCGAGCTGGTGGCCGCGCTCACCACGCTCATGCAGCGGCTCGCGGGCCCGGTCTTGCTGGTGTGCCTGGGTCGCAGCGACGTCCTCGCCGACGGTGACCTGCCCGACGACTGGTGGACGGGCCTGCCCGACCCGGAGCTGCTGCCGGTGACGCCGCTCGACGACGCGGCATCGAGCCGGCTGCTGCGTGCCTACCTCGACGGTGGGGAGCTCGACTCGGCGGCGCAGTCCTTGCTGATCGAGCGCGCGCAGGGAAACCCGTTCTTTCTCGCCGAGCTGCTGCACCTGCTGGTCGACCGGGGGGTGCTGCGGTCGACCGATGACGGGTGGCGGCTGCAGAGCCAGCTGCCGACCGAGATGCTGCCGGCCGGGGTGCAGTCGGTCCTCGCGGCGCGGTTCGACGGCCTCGACCCCGTCTCCAAGGCGGTGCTGCGGGATGCGGCCGTCGTCGGCACCAGGTTCGCCGCGTCGACGCTGGTCGCGATCGATCCACGGCCGGACGAGGAGATCGAGTTCGCGCTGCAGGGGCTCGATGCGCGCGGCATCATCACCCAGCTCAGCGACGGCGACGGCCCGACCGCCTACACGTTCGCGCACACCCTCGCCCGCGACGTGGTCTACGCCGCGATCCCGAAGGCGGAGCGAGCCCGGCGGCACGCGATCGTCGCGACCTGGGCGGCGGGCAGCATGCGCGGACCGCGCGGGGAGGTCGACGCCTTCGTCGCGGCCCACGCCGAGCGGGCGGCCGAGCTCGCCGACGAGATGCAGCTGCCGGCCGACGACCCGGCCTGGCAGGCGCGGCAGTCCGGATTCGCGGCCCTGACCCGGCTCGGGCAGGCAGCGATCTACCGCGGGGACAACGGGCGGGCCGAGGTGGTGTTCACGCGGGCGCTGCTCGTCGGCGGCGACGGTGTCCCCGAGGACGGGCGGCTCCCGGCGCTCACCGGGCGGGCATCGGCGCGCGTCGCCCTGCACCGGCTGGTCGACGCGGAGGTCGACCTCGAGGCGCCGTTGCAGGCCCGCGACTTCGGCGTACGCGCCGCCGCCCTCGTCGTCCTCGGCGAGATCCGCCGCCAGCGGGGTGAGGACGACGCGGCGCGGCAGGCTCTCGTGTCCGCGCTGACGATGGCCAGCGACGCCGGTGTCGACCGGGTGACCGGTGAGGCGTTGCGCCAGCTGGGCATGATCGACTACCAGGCCGGCCGCCTGCAGTCGGCGGAGCAGCGGTTCCGCGAAGCCTTGCAGCTGGCCGAACGCGTGGGCGACGACCACGGCGCCGGCTGGGCCTACCAGCACTGGGCGTGGAGCGCCACCACGCGGGGCGACTGGGCCGTGGCCGAGACGACGCTCGCGCGGGCGGGCGAGCTGTTCGCTTCGCTCGACGACGGCAGCGGCCTGTCGTGGTGCGCCGGGACCGAGGCGTTCGTGCGGCTGCTGCAGGGGCGCTACCACGAGGCACGCCAGCTGGCCCAGGGGCTGCTGCCGCTCGGCAAGGCGATGGGCGAGCCGTGGGGGGTCGCGGCCTGCCAGACGATCGACGCGTTCGCCGCTGCCGAGCTCGGTGACATCGAGGCAGCGCGGGCCGGGGCACGTGCGGCGTACGACGGGTTCGTCGCGCTCTCCGACACGTGGGGCAGGGCGATGGCGCTGACCGCATGGGGCGCGGCGGAGCGGGGGGCCGGTCGGCCCCGCAAGGCCATCGACGTGCTGGAGGACGCGGTCGACTGCTCCGCACAGGCGCAGCACGCGACGACCGAGGCGCTGTCGCTGGGGGTGCTCGGCTACTGCCGCCTCGACCGCGGCGACAGTGCGGGCGCGGAGAAGGACGCCCGCCGGGCGCTGGAGCGCTTGCAGGGCATGGACCTCGAGCCGCCGGCATTCGTCGGACCCAAGGTGCTGCTCGCCCAGGCGCTGCGGGCGCAGGGACGGCTCGACGAGGCGCTCAGCCTGCTCGAGGAGGCCGCCGCATCGACCGACGCGCCGTCGTTGATCTTCCCGCGCCGCCAGGCGCTCGCGCACTGCGCGGGCGCGCTGCTGGAGGCGGGCCGGGACCGCGAGGCGCTCGGGATGATCGGCAAGGCGTTCGAGGTCGAGGCGGAGGACATGCGCTCGCGGATCGTCGCCCTGCGGGTGCTCGGCAACTGCTACCTCGCCGCCGGGGACGTCCCCGCCGCGCGTTACGCGTTGCGGCAGGCGCTGGCCCTGGCCCGCTCGAGCCAGCAGGTCTCGGAGGTCGCGGCCACCGAGCGCACCGCCAAGGCCGTGGGTCTCTAGCGCGCGCGGCGTTCCAAGCGGTCGACGTCCAGGAGGGTCACCGTGCGGCCCTCGAGGAGGATCCAGCCGCGGCTGACGAAGTCGGACAGCGCCTTGTTGACGGTCTCGCGGCTGGCGCCGACCAGCTGGGCGAGCTCCTCCTGGGTCAGGTCGTGGGTGACCCGCACGCCTTCGTCGGTCGCGGTGCCGAACCGGGTGCCGAAGTCGAGCAGCACCTTGGCCACCCGGCCGGGGACGTCGCTGAACACGAGGTCGGCCATCGCCTCGTTCGTACGCCGCAGCCGCTGGGCCAACGCCTGCAGGAGGTGCGCCGCGACGCCCGGCCGGCCGGTGAGCCAGGGGCGCAGGTCGTCGTGGGCCAGCGAGAGCAGCGTGCTCTCGGTCACGGTGGCGACGCTCGCCGTGCGCGGCCGGGGGTCGAACAGCGACAGCTCGCCGAACATGTCGCCCGGGCCGAGGACCGCCAACATGTTCTCCCGCCCGTCCGGCGACGTGCGGTAGATCTTCACCTTCCCGTCGAGGACGACGTAGAGCCGGTCTCCGTCGTCGTCCTCGTGGAAGATCACTTCACCGCGCTCCATGCGCTCCTCGCGCATCGCGGAGCGCAGCGCTTCGCTGGACTCCGCGTCGAGCGCGGCGAACAGCGGCAGCTGCGCCAGCAGAGCGTCCACGGCTCCAGTCTGGCCTATGAACGCAGCCGGCGCGGGGCGCGCCGCCGCCAGTAGCGCTCGAGCGCCGGCGCCAACCCCTCGCTGACGTAGGTCTCGACCTCTTCCGGCCGCGCCGTCTCGAGGAACTGCACCACCCGCTCGCCGAGGGCCTCCTGGCGCAACGGGCGCTCCACACGCTCCATCACCAGCGCTCCGCAGAGGAGGAGGGCCGGGAACAGCAGGGTGAACAGCAGCAGCATCGTCATGGCAGTCCTGCCCACCGGTCCGTCCGGTGACACGCCTCCATGATCACCCGTTTGCGGCTGCTAGCAAGTCTCCATCCGTCGGCAGCGTCGGCAGCGCGGACAGGCACAGCGTCGGGTCCTCCCGGTAGCGGGCGATCAGCTCGCCGGTGGCGGCGTCGATCCGCTGGTGCAGCGCGCTGCGGTACGCCGACAGGGCGACCTCCGCGTCCGCCAGCTCGTGCTCCATCCGTGTGTTGTGCGCTACGGCCTCCGGGCTGTCGCCCGGTAGCGGGTCCGCCTGCCACAGGCCCACGAGGTTCGGCAGCGGCGGCATGTCCTCGTGCGGAAGGATCGCCATGATCGCGGTGCGCCCGGTGCCGACCCGCGGGTCGGACAGGATGTCGCGCACGCTGTCGAGCCGCAGCCCGCCGCGCTGCTCGCCGGCGCGCACCAGGTCCAGCCGGGCCTGGATGATGCGTCGCCAGTAGGAGACACGGTCCTCTTCGGCGGCCAGCGCCTTGCGGTAGATGCGCAGGGCACTGAGCGTGAGGTGAGCGAAGTCGGCGCTGCGCTCGGGCACCGGCCGCAGCCGTGCGGATGGCCGTCCCGGCGCCGTCATCCCCCACGCTCCCTCGGTCGTGACTCTCCGTAGTCGTCACTGGGTGTCTCGGGGGCTCTGCCGTGATGCTTGAGGGGGATTCGCCCGCTGTCACCCGGACGGGTCAGCCTGAGCCGACCGTAGGCTGGACGGGTGCCTGCCGCCGCGCTCGATGTCGCATCAGAGACCCGCACGGCGCTGGTCCGCCGGGCCCGCAGGATCAACCGCGAGCTGGAGCGCCTCTACCCCGATGCGCACTGCGAGCTCGACTTCTCCTCCCCGCTCGAGCTGCTCGTCGCCACCGTCCTGTCGGCCCAGTGCACGGACAAGCGCGTCAACGAGGTGACGCCGAAGGTCTTCGCGCGCTACCCCACCGCGGCCGACTACGCCGCCGCGGACCGCCTCGAGCTCGAGGAGCTGATCAGATCCACCGGTTTCTTCCGGGCGAAGACGACCAGCCTGATCGGGATCGGTCAGGCGCTGTGCGAGCGGTTCGGCGGACAGGTGCCCGGCCGGCTGAAGGACCTCGTCACGTTGCCCGGGGTGGGGCGCAAGACCGCCAACGTCGTGCTCGGCAACGCGTTCGGCACGCCGGGCATCACGGTCGACACGCACTTCGGCCGACTCTCCCGGCGCTTCGCCTGGACTGCCTCCGACGACCCGGTGCAGGTCGAGGCCGAGGTCGGTGCGCTGTTCCCGAAGAGCGACTGGACGGTCCTGTCACACCGGATGATCTGGCACGGCCGGCGGGTCTGCCACGCGCGCCGGCCGGCGTGCGGCGCCTGCGCGGTCGCCCGGTGGTGCCCGTCGTACGGCATAGGGCCGACGGACCCGCTGGTCGCCGCCAAGCTGGTGAAGTCGGCGGAGCAGGTGGCGACCTCGGCATGAGACCGGCCGGGCTCGTGGTGGGGGCGATGGTGCTCGCCCTGGGGGCGGGCTGCGCTACGTCGTCGAACGACGCCGCCACGGCCGGCCCGTCGGTGAAGGGTGCCGCCTCGTCGTTCGCGCCGCCGCCGTCGACCGCCGAGCTGGTGAGCCGCGCCGGCCTGGCGGCCTGCCCGGTGCCCGGCCACGGCGCAGCCGCGCTGCCGTCGGTGACCCTGCCCTGCCTCGGCGCGGGCGCGGCGGTGCCGATGGCGCGGCTCACCGGGGCGCCGACCGTGCTCAACGTCTGGGCCAGCTGGTGCGAGCCGTGCCGGCGCGAGGTGCCGTTCTTCCAGGCGCTGCACGCGCGCGCGGGCGACCGGCTGCGCGTGCTCGGGGTCGACACGGAGGACAGCTCCCGCAGCGCGCTCGACTTCGCCGCGCACGCCGGCATGCGCTACCCGTCGGTGGTCGACGAGGACGGCACGGTGCTGCGCAGCTTCCGCGGGGTCGGCCCGCCGATGACCGTCTTCGTCGCCGCCGACGGGCGGGTGGTGCACGTAGCCCGCGGCGAGTACCAACGGCTCGCCGACCTGCAGCGCGACGTCGAGACCTACCTCGGGGTGCGGCTGTGACCGACCCCGTGCAGATCGCTCCCGACTGGCTGCGGCCGCTCGTCGTCGCGGCGACGGCGATCCGCTGGGACGACTGGCACCGCGTGCCGCCCGTCGACGGCGGCCGGCCGGCCGCGGTGCTCGTGCTCTTCGGTCACGATGAGCAGCACGGTCCCGACGTGCTGCTCATCGAGCGCAGCGTGCACCTGCGCGAGCACGCCGGGCAGCCCGCCTTCCCCGGCGGGAAGATCGAACCGGACGACGACGGCCCGGTCGAGGCGGCGCTGCGCGAGGCGGTCGAGGAGACCGGTCTCGACCCGCTCGGCGTCACCGTCCTCACGACGCTCCCGCAGCTGGGCATCCCGCGTACGGGCTTCGCCGTCACCCCGGTCCTGTCCTGGTGGCGCACCCCCTCGCAGGTCGCACCAGTCGACTTCGCCGAGGTCGCCGCCGTCGTCCGGGTGCCGGTCGCCGAGCTGGCCGACCCGGCCAACCGGGTCCAGGTGGCGAGTCCCAGCGGTTACACCGGCCCGGCGTTCGCCGTGCGTGACATGCTCGTGTGGGGCTTCACCGCGGCCCTGCTCGACCGCCTGCTCGCGCTCGGCGGCTGGGAGCAACCGTGGGACCGAAGCCGCGTGCGCGGCCTGCCGCGCGTGGGCTGAGGAGGCGCAGCGGTGGGCACCGGGGACCTGCTCGACGTCATCCTCGTGCTGGTCGCCCTGGCGTTCGCCCTGAGCGGCTACCGGCAGGGCTTCATCGTCGGCATCCTCTCCTTCGCCGGGTTCATCGCGGGCGGGGTCCTCGGGGCGAAGTTCAGTCCCGATCTGCACTCGGCCATCGGCCCGTCGTTCAACGCGGCGCTGTTCGGTCTCATCACGGTCTTCGTCTTCGCCTCGGTCGGCCAGCTCGCGGCCACCGCCGCCGGTGCGGCCGTCCGCCAGCAGATCCGCTGGCGCCCGGTGCGGCTGGCCGACCATGCCGGCGGGGCGATGATCAGCACGGTCTCCGTGCTGCTCGTCGCGTGGCTCGTCGGTACCGCGCTGGCGCACAGCAACCTGAGCTCGGTCTCCAAGCAGGTGCGCCACTCCGCGATCCTGGGCGCGATCGACGACGTGATGCCCGACTCGGCCCGCACGTGGTTCTCGGGCTTCCGGCGGATGCTCGACACCAGCGGCTTCCCGCAGGTGTTCGGCGCGCTCGGCCCGGAGCGCATCGTCAACGTGCCGCCGCCGGACCCCGCGATCGCCAACAGCCAGGCGGTGCGCGTCGCCCGCCCGGACATCGTGAAGATCATCGGCGTCGCGCGCTCCTGCTCGCGCCAGCTCGAGGGCAGCGGTTTCGTCTACGCCCCCGAGCGGGTGATGACCAATGCGCACGTGGTCGCCGGGGTGAGCGACCCCCAGGTGTCGACGGTCTCGGGGCGCACCTACGACTCGCGCGTCGTGCTCTACGACCCGCACACCGACGTCGCGGTGCTCTACGTGCCCGGGCTCGACAACTCGCCGCTGCACTTCACCGGCCCGGCCTCGACCGGCCAGAGCGCGGTCGTCGCCGGCTACCCGGAGAACGGCCCGTTCACCGCGGTGGCGGCGCGCATCCGCACCCGCCAGACCGCGCGGGGCCCGGACATCTACCAGAGCTCGCAGGTGACGCGCGAGATCTACTCGATCTACGCGCGCGTCCTGCCGGGCAACTCGGGCGGCCCGCTGCTGGCTCCTGACGGTGGGGTCTACGGCGTCGTGTTCGCGGCGGCGGTCGACGACTCCAACACCGGCTACGCGCTGACGGCCGGGCAGGTCGCGGGGGATGCGCGGGCAGGCCAGCACGCGACGGCCCAGGTCGGCACCGGGGCCTGCGACTAGGGCCGGTCGCCTTAGGAGATCGTGCGGCTCTCGACCAGCGCCTTGAGGCGCTGCAGCGTCGCTTCCATCGAGGTCGCGTTGCGCTTGGGGATGCCGATGGCCTCGTAGACCGCGCCGGCCAGCGCCGGCTCCCAGTCGAACGTCTCGACGACCCGCGTGGCCGGGGCACCCCCGTCGCTGACGGGCGTCAGCTCGTAGCGCCACACGTGCCGGCCGAGATGGCGCCAGGCGATCGCGCGGTCCTCGTCGTACTCCACGACCTGGTTGCCGATCAGGTAGGGGACGCCCATCCGCATCCGCATCCGGAACCGCGCGCCGAGGTAGAGCCGCGGCGGCCCGCTCACCGCGCCCTTGACGGTCTCCGAGCCGTCGATGAGCTGGTGCTGCGTCGGGTCGGCGAGCACGTCGAAGACCGCCGAAGCCGGGGCGTTGACAACGATCTCGCGGGACACCGACTTCGCCATGCCCGCACCCTAACCAGCGGTCTTGCGGTAGCAGAGATCGGTGTCCCAGCGGGCGAAACCCAGCTCCTCGTAGATGCCGATGGCGGGGGTGTTGGTCTCGTCGACGTACAGCATCACCTGCGACAGGCCGCGGGCCCGCAGGTGCCGCAGGCCGACGAGGGTGAGCGCCGGCCCGAGCCGCTTGCCCTGCATCGACGGGTCGACGCCGACGACGTAGACCTCGCCGATCGGTTCGTGGTGGTGGCTGCCGTCGGCGCCGTGCACCTTCGTCCAGTGGAAGCCGACGAGGTCGTCGCCGTGCTCGGCGAGGAAGAAGCCGGAGGCGTCGAACCACGGTTCGCGCTCCCGCAGGCGCAGGTCCTCGATCGTCCACGTGCCCTGCTCGGGGTGCTCGGCGAACGCCCGCGCGTTGACCGCCACCCAGCCCTCCTCGTCGCGCCCGACGACGAACGTGCGGATCGTGATGCCGGCCGGCAGCCGGGGCTCGGGCAGCGGCGCGTAGAGCGAGCGGCGCATCTGCCACAGCACCCGGTCCTGCCGGAAGCCCAGCTTCCCGGCGAGGGCGCGGGCAGCGTCTCCCTCCCCGTGGGCCCACAGCCGCAGGTTGCCGCCGCTCTCGTCGAGGAGCGCGTCGACCAGTGCCCGTCCGTGCCCGCGGCGGCGGGCGTGCGGCGCCACCGTGAGCTCGGCGCTGGGGCCTTCGACGGGGTCGCTCACGTCGAGGTGGGCGTAGCCGACCAGCTCGTCGCCGTCGTACTGCAGGAAGTTGCGCGTGGGGTCGTCGCCGCCGTGGCGCAGGTGCAGCATCACGTGCTCGGACAGGGGGCGTACGCCGTCGGCGTCGGTCACCGCGTCGACGAGCCGGGTGACCGCGCGGACCTGCTCGGGGTCCAGGCGGTCGAGACGCTCGATGCGGGACCCCATGCGCCGGAGCCTAACGGGACCGGCCGGGCGCCCTTTCCGGCGCTTGTTCGAGGCCCTCGGCCGGCGCGGTCGCGGCGACGAACTTGTAGCCGACGTTGCGGACAGTGCCGATCAGTGCCTCGTGCTCGGGCCCGAGCTTGGCCCGCAACCGTCGGACGTGGACGTCGACGGTGCGGGTGCCGCCGTAGTAGTCGTAGCCCCAGACCTCTTGCAGCAGCTGCTCGCGGGTGAAGACCCGGCCCGGGTGCTGGGCGAGGAACTTCAGCAGCTCGAACTCCTTGAACGTGAGGTCGAGCGGCTCGGCGCGCAGCCGTGCGGTGTAGGTCGACTCGTCGATCGAGAGCTCGCCGTTGCGGATCTCGGTGCTCGGTGTGACGGCGGTGGTCGCGCGGCGGCCTGCCGCCAGCCGCAACCGTGCCTCGAACTCCGCCGGGCCGACCGACTCGAGCACCACGTCGTCGACGCCCCACTCCGCAGTGAGCGCGGCGAGCCCGCCCTCGGTGACGACGGCGAGGACCGGCGCCGTGGTACCGGTCGTCTGCAGCAGCCGGCACAGCCCCCTGGCGGCGTGCAGGTCGCGGCGGGCGTCGACGAACAGCGCATCGGCGGGTGGGGCGTCGAGGAGCGCGACCGGCTCCAGCGGCAGCACGCGGACGTCGTGCAGCAGCAGGTCGAGCACGGGCAGCACGGAGTTGGCGGTGCCCGGCGCGTTGGTGAGGAGCAGCAGTCGGGCCACGTCTCCGCCTTCCGCGGGTCACCACGAGAATAGGTGCATGAGGGGCACGATCCGGTACTGGGCGGCGGCGAAAGCTGCCGCCGGTGTCGCCGAGGAGCCCTACGACGGGATCACGCTGGCGGACGCGCTGGACGCGGCACGGACCCGCCACCCGGAGCGCCTGCCCCAGGTGCTGGAGCGTTGCTCGTTCATCGTCGACGGGGTGCCGGTGGGCGCGCGGGCGCACGACGCCGTCGCCCTGCACGACGGTGGTGTCGTCGAGGTGCTGCCCCCGTTCGCCGGTGGCGCCGAGGTGGTGCTGCCCGACACCGGCGGCCGGCCGCTGCTGACGGGGCTCGTGACGGCCCTGCTCGCCGGGGTGCTGATGGCGGCCGCGCACGCGACCGCGGCGGTGCTCGCGATCGTCGTGCTGGTGGTCCAGGTGCTGCTGACGCTTGCGTGGCTCGCTGCGCTGGGCGCGGCCGGCGGGCTCGGCGCCTTTGCCGTGGTCGCGGCGGCGGCGGTGGCGGCCGACGCGGCGCTCGTGGCCGCCGGAGGCGCGCGCGTCGACGACCTCGTGGGTGTCGTGGGCATCGCCATGGCGGGCTCGCTGCTGCACCAGGTCGCCCGGCGGCGCCGCAGCAAGGTCACGCTGTCGGTCGCGGCGACGATGTCGGCCGTGGTGCTGGCCGTGGCGGCGGCGACCTACGTCGCGCTGCGCTCCGGGGTGGACGGCCGGGCGGCGGTCGCTGCGGGTCTCGCGGGTGTGGGGGCGGCGGTGCTGGTCGCCCGGCTCGTCGATGCGGTGCTGCCCCGGCCGATCGCGGTGCCGCGGGGCAGCCGTGGCTGGCCGGGGTTGCTGCTCGGGGTCGCGGCGGCTTTCGGCGCGGGGCTCGCCTACGGCGCGCTGGTCGGCGGCATCCAGACGTCCGACGCGTGGGCGATCGCGCTGGCCGCCGGGGCGGTGGGGCTGGCCGCGGACCTGGCCGTCGACGCCGGTGCGATCGGGGTGACGCTCGAGGGCGACACCCGCCAGCG
This window contains:
- a CDS encoding Crp/Fnr family transcriptional regulator → MDALLAQLPLFAALDAESSEALRSAMREERMERGEVIFHEDDDGDRLYVVLDGKVKIYRTSPDGRENMLAVLGPGDMFGELSLFDPRPRTASVATVTESTLLSLAHDDLRPWLTGRPGVAAHLLQALAQRLRRTNEAMADLVFSDVPGRVAKVLLDFGTRFGTATDEGVRVTHDLTQEELAQLVGASRETVNKALSDFVSRGWILLEGRTVTLLDVDRLERRAR
- a CDS encoding MBL fold metallo-hydrolase, producing MTGAPEPATARATRILAPNPGPMTLDGTNTWILREPGGTRSIVIDPGPEDAGHLGRVGDEAGSVAVVLLTHGHVDHSEGARTFAERVHAPVRALDPQHRWGDEGLGGGDVVAADGLEVRVVATPGHSADSLCFHLPADDAILTGDTVLGRGTTVVAHPDGRLVDYLDSLQRLRGMADAGLRTLLPGHGPVLADAAGVLDFYLAHRQERLEQVRAALAAGATSPRDVVETVYADVDRAVWPAAELSVKAQIDYLRDHDG
- a CDS encoding SRPBCC family protein, which gives rise to MAKSVSREIVVNAPASAVFDVLADPTQHQLIDGSETVKGAVSGPPRLYLGARFRMRMRMGVPYLIGNQVVEYDEDRAIAWRHLGRHVWRYELTPVSDGGAPATRVVETFDWEPALAGAVYEAIGIPKRNATSMEATLQRLKALVESRTIS
- a CDS encoding tetratricopeptide repeat protein gives rise to the protein MSRLACSVCATPAVPGARFCFNCGAPLERPAEFGDGSAERRLVTVLFGDLSDFTAWAEDLDPERVGGVTDRVLAELAAAVTAVGGHVDKLTGDGIMAVFGAPTMHEDDPERAVRAAAQMQASLRRLMEQEVGGGRRMGLRVGLNTGEVLAGVQANMAYTVVGDTVNTASRLADAAAIGSVYAGRETALATMSIASWRALTPLRLKGKREPVPAYELLGLRPPGAVRLGVGEEAPFVGRDAELGALIGRLLDVEQRARPATVVVTGEAGVGKTRLAAELARFTTQAPNQWVLWGRCTPYGTGRALAPIAEWVRTACGIAEDESEEQAADRVRRTLARLERPTYRHPLPANVVEWLLSLLGLTASMPAPRETAAPGTTSEGTDPLLDAVLALLDGLSASGPLLLIVDDLQWGTPELVAALTTLMQRLAGPVLLVCLGRSDVLADGDLPDDWWTGLPDPELLPVTPLDDAASSRLLRAYLDGGELDSAAQSLLIERAQGNPFFLAELLHLLVDRGVLRSTDDGWRLQSQLPTEMLPAGVQSVLAARFDGLDPVSKAVLRDAAVVGTRFAASTLVAIDPRPDEEIEFALQGLDARGIITQLSDGDGPTAYTFAHTLARDVVYAAIPKAERARRHAIVATWAAGSMRGPRGEVDAFVAAHAERAAELADEMQLPADDPAWQARQSGFAALTRLGQAAIYRGDNGRAEVVFTRALLVGGDGVPEDGRLPALTGRASARVALHRLVDAEVDLEAPLQARDFGVRAAALVVLGEIRRQRGEDDAARQALVSALTMASDAGVDRVTGEALRQLGMIDYQAGRLQSAEQRFREALQLAERVGDDHGAGWAYQHWAWSATTRGDWAVAETTLARAGELFASLDDGSGLSWCAGTEAFVRLLQGRYHEARQLAQGLLPLGKAMGEPWGVAACQTIDAFAAAELGDIEAARAGARAAYDGFVALSDTWGRAMALTAWGAAERGAGRPRKAIDVLEDAVDCSAQAQHATTEALSLGVLGYCRLDRGDSAGAEKDARRALERLQGMDLEPPAFVGPKVLLAQALRAQGRLDEALSLLEEAAASTDAPSLIFPRRQALAHCAGALLEAGRDREALGMIGKAFEVEAEDMRSRIVALRVLGNCYLAAGDVPAARYALRQALALARSSQQVSEVAATERTAKAVGL
- the nth gene encoding endonuclease III codes for the protein MPAAALDVASETRTALVRRARRINRELERLYPDAHCELDFSSPLELLVATVLSAQCTDKRVNEVTPKVFARYPTAADYAAADRLELEELIRSTGFFRAKTTSLIGIGQALCERFGGQVPGRLKDLVTLPGVGRKTANVVLGNAFGTPGITVDTHFGRLSRRFAWTASDDPVQVEAEVGALFPKSDWTVLSHRMIWHGRRVCHARRPACGACAVARWCPSYGIGPTDPLVAAKLVKSAEQVATSA
- a CDS encoding CoA pyrophosphatase, which produces MTDPVQIAPDWLRPLVVAATAIRWDDWHRVPPVDGGRPAAVLVLFGHDEQHGPDVLLIERSVHLREHAGQPAFPGGKIEPDDDGPVEAALREAVEETGLDPLGVTVLTTLPQLGIPRTGFAVTPVLSWWRTPSQVAPVDFAEVAAVVRVPVAELADPANRVQVASPSGYTGPAFAVRDMLVWGFTAALLDRLLALGGWEQPWDRSRVRGLPRVG
- a CDS encoding MarP family serine protease, whose protein sequence is MGTGDLLDVILVLVALAFALSGYRQGFIVGILSFAGFIAGGVLGAKFSPDLHSAIGPSFNAALFGLITVFVFASVGQLAATAAGAAVRQQIRWRPVRLADHAGGAMISTVSVLLVAWLVGTALAHSNLSSVSKQVRHSAILGAIDDVMPDSARTWFSGFRRMLDTSGFPQVFGALGPERIVNVPPPDPAIANSQAVRVARPDIVKIIGVARSCSRQLEGSGFVYAPERVMTNAHVVAGVSDPQVSTVSGRTYDSRVVLYDPHTDVAVLYVPGLDNSPLHFTGPASTGQSAVVAGYPENGPFTAVAARIRTRQTARGPDIYQSSQVTREIYSIYARVLPGNSGGPLLAPDGGVYGVVFAAAVDDSNTGYALTAGQVAGDARAGQHATAQVGTGACD
- a CDS encoding TlpA disulfide reductase family protein — translated: MRPAGLVVGAMVLALGAGCATSSNDAATAGPSVKGAASSFAPPPSTAELVSRAGLAACPVPGHGAAALPSVTLPCLGAGAAVPMARLTGAPTVLNVWASWCEPCRREVPFFQALHARAGDRLRVLGVDTEDSSRSALDFAAHAGMRYPSVVDEDGTVLRSFRGVGPPMTVFVAADGRVVHVARGEYQRLADLQRDVETYLGVRL
- the mshD gene encoding mycothiol synthase, producing the protein MGSRIERLDRLDPEQVRAVTRLVDAVTDADGVRPLSEHVMLHLRHGGDDPTRNFLQYDGDELVGYAHLDVSDPVEGPSAELTVAPHARRRGHGRALVDALLDESGGNLRLWAHGEGDAARALAGKLGFRQDRVLWQMRRSLYAPLPEPRLPAGITIRTFVVGRDEEGWVAVNARAFAEHPEQGTWTIEDLRLREREPWFDASGFFLAEHGDDLVGFHWTKVHGADGSHHHEPIGEVYVVGVDPSMQGKRLGPALTLVGLRHLRARGLSQVMLYVDETNTPAIGIYEELGFARWDTDLCYRKTAG